One segment of Tenrec ecaudatus isolate mTenEca1 chromosome 1, mTenEca1.hap1, whole genome shotgun sequence DNA contains the following:
- the NADK gene encoding NAD kinase isoform X2 — MEQKNSLSRELSPDLTAYRCTACHGDEDWSHSHPIRGRAKSRSLSASPALGSTKEFRRTRSLHGPCPVTTFGPKACVLQNPQTIMHIQDPASQRLTWNKAPKSVLVIKKIRDDRLLQPFKELCVHLVEENNMIVYVEKKVLEDPAIARDENFGAVKKKFCTFREDYDDISNQIDFIICLGGDGTLLYASSLFQGSVPPVMAFHLGSLGFLTPFNFENFQSQVTQVIEGNAAIVLRSRLKVRVVKELRGQKPAASNGVGENGSLAPDTELGKQVMQYQVLNEVVIDRGPSSYLSNVDVYLDGHLITTVQGDGVIVSTPTGSTAYAAAAGASMIHPNVPAIMITPICPHSLSFRPIVVPAGVELKITLSPEARNTAWVSFDGRKRQEIRHGDSISITTSCYPLPSICVQDPVSDWFESLAQCLHWNVRKKQTHFTEEEEEEEQGQS; from the exons ATGGAGCAGAAGAACAGCCTGAGCCGGGAGCTGAGCCCGGACCTGACCGCGTACCGCTGCACAGCCTGCCACGGGGATGAGGACTGGAGCCACAGCCACCCCATCCGGGGCCGGGCCAAGTCCCGCAGCCTGTCTGCCTCCCCCGCCTTGGGGAGCACCAAGGAGTTCAG GAGGACCCGCTCCCTGCATGGGCCATGCCCAGTGACCACCTTTGGACCAAAGGCATGTGTGCTGCAGAACCCTCAGACCATCAT GCACATCCAGGACCCGGCGAGCCAGAGGCTGACATGGAACAAGGCCCCGAAGAGTGTCCTGGTCATCAAGAAGATCCGAGACGACAGGCTGCTGCAGCCCTTCAAGGAGCTGTGTGTGCACCTCGTGGAG GAGAACAACATGATCGTGTACGTGGAGAAGAAGGTGCTGGAAGACCCCGCAATCGCGAGGGACGAGAATTTCGGAGCGGTGAAGAAGAAGTTCTGCACTTTCCGAGAAG ATTACGATGACATTTCCAATCAGATCGACTTCATCATTTGCCTGGGGGGAGATGGGACCCTGCTGTACGCCTCCTCCCTCTTCCAG GGCAGCGTGCCTCCTGTCATGGCCTTCCACCTCGGCTCTCTGGGCTTCCTGACGCCCTTCAACTTTGAGAACTTCCAGTCCCAGGTTACCCAGGTGATAGAGG GGAATGCAGCCATCGTGCTCCGGAGCCGGCTCAAGGTCCGAGTGGTGAAGGAGCTCAGGGGCCAGAAGCCGGCTGCTTCCAACGGAGTCGGAGAGAATGGCTCGCTGGCCCCCGACACTGAGCTTGGGAAGCAGGTCATGCAGTACCAG GTCCTAAACGAGGTGGTGATTGACAGAGGCCCTTCCTCCTACCTCTCCAACGTGGACGTCTACCTGGATGGACACCTCATCACCACAGTCCAGGGTGATG GAGTGATCGTGTCCACCCCGACCGGAAGCACAGCGTACGCGGCCGCAGCTGGGGCCTCTATGATCCATCCCAACGTGCCAGCCATCATGATCACTCCCATCTGCCCGCACTCGCTGTCCTTCCGGCCCATTGTGGTCCCCGCCGGAGTGGAGCTCAAG ATCACACTGTCTCCAGAAGCCAGGAACACTGCATGGGTTTCCTTTGATGGCCGGAAAAGACAGGAGATCCGCCACGGAGACAG CATCAGCATCACCACCTCCTGCTACCCGCTGCCCTCCATCTGCGTCCAGGACCCTGTGAGCGACTGGTTCGAGAGCCTGGCCCAGTGCCTGCACTGGAACGTGCGCAAGAAGCAGACCCACTtcacggaggaggaggaggaggaggagcagggccaGAGCTAG
- the NADK gene encoding NAD kinase isoform X1 gives MEQKNSLSRELSPDLTAYRCTACHGDEDWSHSHPIRGRAKSRSLSASPALGSTKEFRRTRSLHGPCPVTTFGPKACVLQNPQTIMHIQDPASQRLTWNKAPKSVLVIKKIRDDRLLQPFKELCVHLVEENNMIVYVEKKVLEDPAIARDENFGAVKKKFCTFREDYDDISNQIDFIICLGGDGTLLYASSLFQGSVPPVMAFHLGSLGFLTPFNFENFQSQVTQVIEGNAAIVLRSRLKVRVVKELRGQKPAASNGVGENGSLAPDTELGKQVMQYQVLNEVVIDRGPSSYLSNVDVYLDGHLITTVQGDAGVIVSTPTGSTAYAAAAGASMIHPNVPAIMITPICPHSLSFRPIVVPAGVELKITLSPEARNTAWVSFDGRKRQEIRHGDSISITTSCYPLPSICVQDPVSDWFESLAQCLHWNVRKKQTHFTEEEEEEEQGQS, from the exons ATGGAGCAGAAGAACAGCCTGAGCCGGGAGCTGAGCCCGGACCTGACCGCGTACCGCTGCACAGCCTGCCACGGGGATGAGGACTGGAGCCACAGCCACCCCATCCGGGGCCGGGCCAAGTCCCGCAGCCTGTCTGCCTCCCCCGCCTTGGGGAGCACCAAGGAGTTCAG GAGGACCCGCTCCCTGCATGGGCCATGCCCAGTGACCACCTTTGGACCAAAGGCATGTGTGCTGCAGAACCCTCAGACCATCAT GCACATCCAGGACCCGGCGAGCCAGAGGCTGACATGGAACAAGGCCCCGAAGAGTGTCCTGGTCATCAAGAAGATCCGAGACGACAGGCTGCTGCAGCCCTTCAAGGAGCTGTGTGTGCACCTCGTGGAG GAGAACAACATGATCGTGTACGTGGAGAAGAAGGTGCTGGAAGACCCCGCAATCGCGAGGGACGAGAATTTCGGAGCGGTGAAGAAGAAGTTCTGCACTTTCCGAGAAG ATTACGATGACATTTCCAATCAGATCGACTTCATCATTTGCCTGGGGGGAGATGGGACCCTGCTGTACGCCTCCTCCCTCTTCCAG GGCAGCGTGCCTCCTGTCATGGCCTTCCACCTCGGCTCTCTGGGCTTCCTGACGCCCTTCAACTTTGAGAACTTCCAGTCCCAGGTTACCCAGGTGATAGAGG GGAATGCAGCCATCGTGCTCCGGAGCCGGCTCAAGGTCCGAGTGGTGAAGGAGCTCAGGGGCCAGAAGCCGGCTGCTTCCAACGGAGTCGGAGAGAATGGCTCGCTGGCCCCCGACACTGAGCTTGGGAAGCAGGTCATGCAGTACCAG GTCCTAAACGAGGTGGTGATTGACAGAGGCCCTTCCTCCTACCTCTCCAACGTGGACGTCTACCTGGATGGACACCTCATCACCACAGTCCAGGGTGATG CAGGAGTGATCGTGTCCACCCCGACCGGAAGCACAGCGTACGCGGCCGCAGCTGGGGCCTCTATGATCCATCCCAACGTGCCAGCCATCATGATCACTCCCATCTGCCCGCACTCGCTGTCCTTCCGGCCCATTGTGGTCCCCGCCGGAGTGGAGCTCAAG ATCACACTGTCTCCAGAAGCCAGGAACACTGCATGGGTTTCCTTTGATGGCCGGAAAAGACAGGAGATCCGCCACGGAGACAG CATCAGCATCACCACCTCCTGCTACCCGCTGCCCTCCATCTGCGTCCAGGACCCTGTGAGCGACTGGTTCGAGAGCCTGGCCCAGTGCCTGCACTGGAACGTGCGCAAGAAGCAGACCCACTtcacggaggaggaggaggaggaggagcagggccaGAGCTAG